The genomic region ACTAGCGGCATCATCATTTAGCGGCAACTGACGAATCCGAAACTGTTGTGCCAAGCTGTCTTCTCGTAGATACAACTCTTCCCGCACCAAGGCAACAAGCTCCTCAAGAGTGGTTTGCAGATCATCTAATCGTTTATCGATATCCTGTTGAAAGGCTGAATCCGTCAAACTGTCAGCGACGCCACGAAGCTCAAGAATACGACGATGAATGCGCTCAGATTCGGTTTGTAATTGAAAAGGACGCCCAGAACCAGCGGTATAAGGTGCTATCGCGGCCAATTGCGCAACGCCTTCGGCGAGCGTTAAAGAGGTCGAGATTTCAGGTAGGGTTTCTGACTCAAATTCTGACAAAGAAGCTTCACTAACGCGCATGGATTGCCAGCCAATACCCACCATAAAAAACGCTACCAAGCTAATCGCTAAAATAGACAAGGAGGCTTTCTGACGGATACTGGTAAAACGCATTTAATTAATCCGCACTGGGCCTTGGAAAAAATAGCCAAGGCCACGTTGTGTCTTGATGAACTCTGGCGTTTTCGGATTCGTTTCTATTTTTCGTCTTAGACGCAGAATCAATACATCAACTGTTCGATCAAATACCTCAGTTTCTAAGCCTCGGCTTTGCTCTATGAGCTGTTCACGAGAAAAGATACGATCTGGATGGCGAGCTAACACTTCTAACAGCGAGAATTCACCTAAGGTCAAGGTCACTAACTTGCCGCTTGGGTCATGTAAAAGGCGCGCAGTGAGGTCCAACGCCCAACTACCAAATTTCAAACAATCGTGATCTTGATTAATCGTACTTCCCGCTGTTGGTGGGACTTGATAAGAACGGCGTAACAAAGCATGAATTCGCGCCGTCAGTTCACGTAAATTAAACGGCTTC from Marinomonas rhizomae harbors:
- a CDS encoding response regulator, producing MTEQHKKTLLVVDDDQDIRQLLCDALSQKGYKVLEAENGSQMWLHLEAEPVDLVLMDLYLREEDGLNLARDIRERFAMPIMMLTGKGDETDRILGLELAADDYMMKPFNLRELTARIHALLRRSYQVPPTAGSTINQDHDCLKFGSWALDLTARLLHDPSGKLVTLTLGEFSLLEVLARHPDRIFSREQLIEQSRGLETEVFDRTVDVLILRLRRKIETNPKTPEFIKTQRGLGYFFQGPVRIN